The Desulfuromonas versatilis genome has a segment encoding these proteins:
- a CDS encoding ankyrin repeat domain-containing protein has protein sequence MRVEDFFNDPQVLLMIKVAEKGDVTKLKKLVDEGVDPNTFGNEGMTVLMWELGQQNKKAMKALLAVGADPNLTDSTGDSPMSMVAAAKDTELMKVLLEGGGDPDVKNRLGEPALFIAVGPRRLANVKTLLDFGADINATDRMGATPILKAATLNQFEIVAYLLERGADYKKANATGATLAWRVQKSRVDPSLPHYKWREKVIKMLEERGVKFPVPHPAESK, from the coding sequence ATGCGTGTAGAAGATTTTTTCAACGACCCGCAAGTCCTGCTGATGATTAAAGTTGCCGAAAAAGGGGATGTTACCAAGCTTAAAAAACTCGTAGATGAGGGTGTTGATCCGAATACCTTTGGCAACGAGGGGATGACAGTGCTCATGTGGGAATTGGGGCAGCAAAACAAAAAAGCCATGAAGGCCCTTCTTGCTGTCGGAGCCGACCCGAATTTAACCGATTCAACAGGGGATTCGCCGATGTCTATGGTCGCTGCCGCCAAAGACACTGAGTTGATGAAAGTGTTATTGGAAGGCGGGGGAGATCCTGATGTAAAAAATCGTTTAGGAGAGCCAGCACTGTTTATTGCGGTTGGGCCGCGACGTCTTGCAAATGTCAAAACGCTGCTTGATTTCGGTGCGGATATCAATGCTACGGACAGAATGGGTGCTACCCCCATTCTGAAGGCAGCCACTCTAAACCAATTTGAAATTGTTGCCTACTTACTAGAGCGAGGGGCTGATTACAAAAAGGCGAATGCTACTGGTGCCACATTAGCCTGGCGGGTCCAGAAAAGCCGTGTTGACCCGAGTCTTCCCCATTATAAATGGCGCGAAAAAGTAATCAAAATGCTTGAAGAGCGAGGGGTAAAATTCCCTGTTCCGCATCCTGCGGAGTCAAAATAG
- a CDS encoding type VI secretion system Vgr family protein, producing the protein MNSFLGNSNIFFNSANRSQFAFRVQGVPDETFSVKSFTGQEHALSEDYLFQVVLQAEVPLDPGHCVGRSAVLELDWGGEPVFVHGVVSEFSLAGALPGGGYEYLANLASPLFPLKPSRSNRVFLNKSTPQIIDEVLLGVGMPAAGFAQSLKGTYRQREYTVQYDESDYDFLRRLIDAEGIFFRFESSRECAKVIFHDSVEALPSLRGGGELLYQEQTGAVRSLETIFAFRPRARLLAGEVNLRDYNYRRPAEILDAHGGSDARGKGAEDRHGENVKSMEEGERIARIRQQANDWQRETFVAESDCRGVAPGKKITLCGYPEPACNGEYLIIEVEHQGDQGTGFAFGGQAKGMSYRNKMLLIRAGIPFRRPLPAPRRVHGTFTARIESSGGEYAHLDEQGRYRVRVDFDRAHTPAAEASHPVRLLQPYGGNNYGWHHPLHAGTEVALSCINGDLDRPVILGVLSNPDTPATVNSSNPSQNILRTRGGNELLLDDRKGGEKVELFTKERKNILSLDAHGEGHLLRLATEEGEMEVLAGKTLLIESGDTQTLEAGNDHLVTVEKAQRLLTRKGSIEAKAATDLRMRAGEHILMQAETANLEMSAGADLQAEVGDSLSAAVNGENLEILVGQGEISMQAAGAITVAGQGGGTLHIGQGSGAIEISSGGDLALEAPKLQINATTITIKGGSMGNN; encoded by the coding sequence ATGAACTCCTTTTTGGGGAATTCAAATATTTTCTTCAATTCGGCCAACCGCAGCCAGTTCGCCTTCCGCGTGCAGGGGGTGCCGGACGAGACGTTCTCCGTCAAGAGTTTCACGGGACAGGAGCACGCCCTCTCCGAGGACTACCTGTTTCAGGTGGTTTTGCAGGCCGAGGTGCCGCTGGATCCCGGCCACTGCGTCGGTCGAAGCGCGGTGCTGGAGCTGGATTGGGGCGGGGAACCGGTATTCGTCCACGGCGTGGTCAGCGAGTTCAGCCTGGCCGGGGCGCTGCCCGGCGGCGGGTATGAGTACTTGGCGAACCTGGCCTCTCCCCTTTTTCCCCTGAAACCCTCGCGCAGCAATCGGGTGTTCCTCAACAAATCGACTCCGCAGATCATCGATGAGGTGCTGCTCGGTGTCGGCATGCCAGCCGCCGGGTTTGCACAATCCCTGAAAGGCACCTACCGGCAGCGCGAATACACCGTCCAATACGACGAAAGCGACTACGACTTTCTGCGCCGGTTGATCGATGCCGAGGGGATCTTCTTCCGCTTCGAATCCTCCCGGGAATGCGCCAAGGTCATTTTTCACGACAGCGTCGAGGCGCTGCCCAGCCTGAGGGGGGGCGGGGAGTTGCTCTATCAGGAGCAGACCGGTGCGGTGCGCAGCCTGGAGACGATCTTCGCATTCCGGCCGCGGGCCAGGCTGCTGGCCGGCGAAGTGAATCTGCGCGACTACAACTACCGTCGGCCCGCAGAGATTCTGGATGCCCACGGCGGCAGCGATGCCCGAGGCAAGGGCGCGGAGGATCGTCACGGCGAGAACGTCAAGAGCATGGAGGAGGGGGAGCGGATCGCCCGCATCCGCCAGCAGGCCAACGACTGGCAGCGCGAAACCTTCGTCGCCGAATCGGACTGCCGGGGCGTGGCGCCGGGGAAAAAAATTACCCTGTGCGGCTATCCCGAACCGGCCTGCAACGGCGAGTACCTGATCATCGAGGTCGAGCACCAGGGGGACCAGGGGACCGGTTTCGCCTTCGGCGGGCAGGCCAAGGGGATGAGCTACCGCAACAAGATGCTGCTGATCCGCGCGGGGATCCCCTTTCGCAGGCCGCTGCCCGCGCCGCGCCGGGTGCATGGCACCTTCACCGCCCGCATCGAGTCGAGCGGTGGCGAGTACGCCCACCTCGACGAGCAGGGTCGTTACCGGGTGCGGGTAGACTTTGACCGCGCCCATACCCCGGCGGCCGAGGCCAGCCATCCGGTCAGGCTGCTGCAGCCCTACGGCGGCAACAACTACGGCTGGCACCACCCGCTGCACGCCGGCACCGAGGTGGCCTTGAGCTGCATCAACGGCGACCTGGATCGCCCGGTCATCCTCGGGGTGCTCTCCAACCCGGACACCCCCGCGACCGTGAACAGCTCCAATCCCAGCCAGAACATCCTGCGCACCCGGGGAGGCAACGAACTGCTTCTGGACGACCGCAAGGGGGGGGAGAAAGTCGAGCTGTTCACCAAGGAGCGCAAGAACATCCTCTCCCTCGATGCCCACGGCGAGGGGCACCTGCTGCGCCTGGCCACCGAGGAAGGCGAGATGGAGGTGCTGGCAGGCAAGACCCTGCTGATCGAATCCGGCGACACCCAAACCCTGGAGGCCGGCAACGATCACCTGGTGACGGTGGAAAAGGCCCAGCGGCTGCTGACCCGAAAGGGGTCCATCGAGGCCAAGGCCGCAACCGACCTGCGTATGCGTGCCGGCGAACACATCCTGATGCAGGCCGAGACCGCCAACCTGGAGATGAGCGCCGGCGCCGACCTGCAGGCCGAGGTGGGAGATTCCCTGTCGGCGGCGGTGAACGGCGAGAACCTGGAGATTCTCGTCGGCCAGGGCGAAATCAGCATGCAGGCGGCGGGGGCCATCACCGTCGCCGGGCAGGGAGGCGGCACCCTGCACATCGGGCAGGGAAGCGGCGCGATCGAGATTAGCTCCGGCGGCGACCTGGCCCTGGAGGCACCGAAACTGCAGATCAACGCCACCACCATCACCATCAAGGGTGGCAGCATGGGGAACAATTAG